In Lentibacillus amyloliquefaciens, one DNA window encodes the following:
- a CDS encoding helix-turn-helix domain-containing protein has translation MMMKKIVGPRIRELRREMGLKQEELAEKLNMSKSSIGMYERNERKPDYDTLQQIADFFGVSRPFLLGDSDQKKGYDDFDSLAAIKEIVEDLEIEDLFFHNIDDLKNLSPEDVEDIRHHLEYTLYKARQRKKKEDKQ, from the coding sequence ATGATGATGAAAAAGATAGTCGGTCCGCGCATCAGAGAACTTCGTCGTGAGATGGGTTTAAAACAAGAAGAGTTAGCCGAAAAATTAAATATGAGTAAAAGTTCAATCGGAATGTACGAGAGAAATGAGCGAAAGCCTGATTATGATACTCTGCAACAAATTGCAGATTTCTTTGGAGTTTCCCGCCCTTTTCTATTAGGAGATAGCGATCAAAAAAAAGGTTACGATGACTTCGACTCTCTAGCTGCTATTAAGGAAATTGTTGAAGACCTTGAGATCGAGGATTTATTCTTCCACAATATAGATGATTTGAAAAACCTTAGCCCAGAGGATGTTGAAGACATTAGACATCACCTTGAATATACGCTATATAAGGCTAGGCAACGTAAAAAGAAAGAGGATAAGCAATAA
- a CDS encoding helix-turn-helix transcriptional regulator, with translation MNKKIIAKRLKDFRGGKNRENVAELLGISISALQMYETAQRIPQDDIKLKIAKLYGVSVQEIFFSEQEYNMCPK, from the coding sequence ATGAATAAAAAAATTATTGCAAAACGATTAAAAGACTTCCGTGGCGGCAAAAACCGGGAAAATGTAGCTGAATTGCTAGGAATAAGTATTTCGGCTTTACAAATGTATGAGACTGCACAACGTATTCCACAAGATGATATAAAATTAAAAATCGCAAAACTATATGGAGTGTCAGTTCAAGAAATATTTTTTAGTGAACAGGAATACAATATGTGTCCTAAGTAA
- a CDS encoding helix-turn-helix transcriptional regulator: protein MKVGNSLKELRGRKGLSQENMAKDIFISQQLYSGLESNKTSMSEDLVRDSVHNYNDAKYGFEIARQTARDYITPIADSGKAIEWHRLALAEFFINESAEAIEYFKKVSLVKSPEFVDDTELTQVKEGVKELLDVQLIVNSLLSCLEQEYNISIQVCMKSRMPTWRDKEWIR, encoded by the coding sequence ATGAAAGTTGGAAACTCATTAAAAGAATTAAGGGGGAGGAAAGGCCTATCACAAGAAAATATGGCCAAAGACATCTTTATCAGTCAGCAGCTTTACTCAGGTTTAGAATCTAACAAAACCAGTATGAGTGAAGATTTGGTTAGGGACAGCGTTCATAATTACAATGATGCCAAATACGGCTTTGAAATAGCACGTCAGACAGCAAGGGATTACATAACTCCCATTGCAGACAGTGGAAAGGCAATAGAATGGCATCGGTTAGCTTTGGCAGAGTTTTTTATTAACGAATCTGCAGAGGCCATTGAATATTTTAAAAAAGTAAGTCTGGTTAAATCACCAGAATTTGTTGATGATACTGAACTGACTCAGGTTAAGGAAGGTGTTAAAGAATTACTGGATGTGCAACTAATTGTCAATTCATTATTATCTTGTCTCGAGCAAGAATACAACATTTCGATTCAGGTTTGTATGAAAAGTCGAATGCCAACATGGCGAGATAAGGAGTGGATTAGATGA
- a CDS encoding phage replisome organizer N-terminal domain-containing protein gives MFEDEKIKLIEQMPEADTILVIWVKLLAQAGKTNANGYIYLNENIPYTEEMLATIFDRPVNTVRLALKTLREFGMIHIDEDSFIHIANWEKHQNVEGMDRVKQQNKLRKQRQREREKAKQIEQKPKNVTSRDNHATEQEQERRKKKEDKEQEQQQTSAILQFWDGNGFGLNNIQGKNQLLSWLDDSSFKQPEKMILKAMEIACANNKRQLNYIEGILRNWENQSLLTLEEIEDSKKEHKKQAAANDGYNYGF, from the coding sequence ATGTTTGAAGATGAAAAAATAAAACTGATAGAGCAGATGCCAGAGGCAGATACTATTTTGGTTATTTGGGTGAAATTACTGGCACAAGCAGGCAAAACCAATGCAAATGGCTATATTTATCTAAATGAAAATATTCCATACACGGAAGAAATGCTTGCTACGATATTTGATAGGCCAGTAAATACTGTACGGCTTGCATTAAAGACTTTACGTGAATTTGGCATGATTCACATTGACGAAGATTCCTTTATTCACATTGCAAATTGGGAAAAACACCAAAATGTTGAAGGGATGGATAGAGTGAAGCAGCAGAATAAATTAAGAAAGCAAAGGCAAAGGGAGCGTGAGAAGGCTAAACAAATTGAACAAAAACCCAAAAATGTGACGTCACGTGACAATCACGCAACAGAACAAGAACAAGAGAGAAGAAAGAAGAAAGAAGACAAAGAACAAGAACAACAACAGACGTCAGCAATCCTTCAATTTTGGGATGGTAACGGATTCGGGTTGAATAATATTCAGGGAAAAAACCAGTTGTTGTCGTGGTTGGACGATTCATCATTTAAGCAACCTGAAAAAATGATACTCAAGGCTATGGAGATAGCATGTGCCAATAATAAAAGACAGTTGAATTACATTGAGGGGATTCTCCGAAACTGGGAAAACCAATCGCTATTGACACTGGAAGAAATCGAGGACAGCAAAAAAGAACATAAGAAACAAGCTGCTGCGAATGATGGTTATAATTATGGATTTTAG
- a CDS encoding ATP-binding protein → MESVKQHIKSPEQKRLQTFMCDGCHQHVSQTLLIIPSGPREGEQVIANYGCRCEDIKLAKAAEQKYIQLKHRKLMASFNYYSLINDSLKEATFDNFDSLDSNLKRAKEKALAYSHSFDRKQNLLLTGDYGTGKSHLSVSITKALMKRDYECLFLSLPKLLTKIKGTYNTKGVTEDELLNVIQRVDLLVLDDIGAEQQTEWSTSKLFEILDDRSGKATVYTTNLSSDDLKERVNERNFSRMMDNTNVIVMNGSDYRRRNF, encoded by the coding sequence ATGGAAAGTGTTAAACAGCATATAAAGAGTCCAGAACAAAAACGACTTCAAACGTTTATGTGTGATGGTTGCCATCAGCATGTGTCGCAAACATTATTGATCATCCCTTCAGGACCACGTGAAGGGGAGCAAGTCATAGCAAATTACGGATGCAGATGTGAAGATATCAAACTGGCAAAGGCAGCTGAACAAAAATATATTCAGCTCAAACATCGTAAGCTGATGGCCAGCTTTAATTATTATTCGCTGATAAATGACTCGCTGAAAGAAGCAACATTCGATAACTTTGATTCACTCGACAGCAACTTAAAGCGGGCTAAAGAAAAGGCATTGGCGTATAGCCATTCATTTGATCGCAAACAGAATCTTTTATTGACAGGCGATTATGGAACAGGCAAAAGTCATCTTTCGGTTTCGATAACGAAAGCGTTGATGAAAAGAGACTATGAATGCTTGTTTCTCTCACTTCCAAAACTGCTTACTAAAATTAAGGGGACCTATAATACAAAAGGCGTCACAGAAGATGAGCTGCTAAACGTTATTCAACGTGTGGACTTATTAGTGCTGGACGATATTGGGGCGGAACAACAAACAGAATGGTCTACGTCTAAACTTTTCGAGATACTGGATGATCGCTCAGGTAAAGCAACCGTTTATACGACCAATTTAAGCAGTGATGACCTTAAAGAACGGGTCAATGAACGGAATTTCTCAAGAATGATGGACAATACAAACGTTATCGTTATGAATGGTTCAGATTACAGAAGGAGGAATTTTTGA
- a CDS encoding ArpU family phage packaging/lysis transcriptional regulator has protein sequence MSERVNRFMQFSSDVENMFTQEEIEDILKDEQNFYIEHAEKNWLNRYFKVKAMANETQVPSIVSSISDMPHGSSNFKKSKTEMYAIKAIQVSEWLEMLHSAIQSLSSIEQELIELKYLRKRNDGSRYSDEIIYPQLYIGRKKYYKMKREALDILGRKLYGVFSERGQS, from the coding sequence ATGTCAGAAAGGGTGAATCGCTTTATGCAGTTCAGCTCGGATGTTGAGAACATGTTCACGCAAGAGGAAATTGAAGACATTTTAAAGGATGAACAGAATTTCTATATTGAACATGCGGAAAAAAACTGGCTAAACCGGTATTTTAAAGTTAAAGCCATGGCAAACGAAACACAAGTACCGAGCATTGTTTCTTCCATATCGGATATGCCACATGGATCCAGCAATTTCAAAAAGAGCAAGACTGAAATGTATGCCATAAAAGCAATACAAGTATCAGAATGGTTGGAAATGCTGCATTCAGCCATTCAATCTTTAAGTTCAATTGAACAAGAGTTGATTGAATTAAAGTATTTGCGAAAACGAAATGATGGATCAAGGTATAGTGATGAAATTATTTATCCCCAACTATATATTGGAAGAAAAAAATACTACAAAATGAAAAGAGAAGCATTAGATATATTGGGGCGCAAACTGTATGGGGTTTTTTCTGAAAGAGGACAATCTTAA
- the istB gene encoding IS21-like element helper ATPase IstB, which produces MEYSVENLQQQLKNLRLSETSKALPSFLRKAETHSWTYQEFLRELLTYEEKRREEKTIEKHLKWAKFPYQKTLDDFDIQELPSLSERQLRQLQELNWLEESFNLIFLGPPGVGKTHIAIGLGLEAIYKGQRVSFISMGELVPLLKTEEFLRKSQLKMKRIREADLVIIDDLMYMAMDQNEANLFFHLINHLYERSSIILTSNKGPEAWGGLLGDQGITTAILDRLLHRSEIIHFEGESHRIKYRESLFPAKSVQN; this is translated from the coding sequence TTGGAATACTCAGTGGAAAATTTACAACAGCAGCTTAAGAATTTAAGACTGTCAGAGACATCAAAAGCATTACCAAGTTTTTTAAGGAAAGCAGAAACCCATTCATGGACCTATCAAGAATTTCTACGTGAATTACTTACGTATGAAGAAAAACGACGTGAAGAAAAAACAATAGAAAAACATCTGAAGTGGGCAAAGTTTCCTTATCAAAAAACGCTAGATGACTTTGACATTCAAGAACTGCCATCGCTTAGTGAGCGACAATTAAGGCAGCTACAGGAACTAAATTGGCTTGAAGAGTCATTTAATCTCATATTTTTAGGGCCACCAGGGGTGGGAAAAACACATATAGCAATAGGATTAGGATTAGAAGCCATCTATAAAGGTCAGCGTGTATCGTTTATATCCATGGGAGAACTAGTACCTCTATTAAAAACGGAAGAATTCCTACGGAAATCACAGCTTAAAATGAAACGCATTAGAGAGGCCGATCTCGTCATAATAGACGATCTTATGTATATGGCTATGGATCAAAACGAAGCCAATTTGTTTTTTCACCTTATTAATCATCTGTATGAACGAAGTTCTATCATACTGACATCTAATAAAGGCCCAGAAGCATGGGGAGGATTACTTGGAGATCAGGGAATCACCACGGCGATCTTAGATCGCCTCCTCCATCGCTCGGAGATTATTCACTTTGAGGGGGAAAGCCATAGAATAAAATATCGAGAGTCTTTGTTTCCGGCGAAAAGTGTTCAAAATTAA
- the istA gene encoding IS21 family transposase — protein MFKLEVIVQVHQLKRQGFKISAIARKCNLSRTTVYEYLEKDFEEACRWVDVLRTRKRKLDPYQDHILGWLKEHPDLSASQISDWLEERCSFTDVGDSTVRTYVRELREKHHIPKTFTFRRYEALEELPKGQQLQVDFGEIKVPTFEGKWKKLYVVAFVLSHSRYKYSEWQDRPFTTHDVLRSHENAFEYYDGMPEEIVYDQDKLMTVSENGGDIIYTEAFQSYKQQRGFSVYLCRAADPESKGKVENVVKFIKQNFAKNRIFHQIETWNEQCLAWLKRKGNYQVHNTIKKRPVEVFALEKPHLRKVSSPLSFESNHRLSITRTVHKDNIIKYQSNRYSVPLGTYQPHGDNTVYLRTAENKLIIEKTPGGAPIATHPLSLGKGQLVKNNNHFRDRSKGIKAYMDTVKASFDDQDKIQLFLEAIYERYPRYIRDQLQIVQRAAKDFQPFIQPALNICIEQALWSANDFHDVVKHLSKKKEYENRALLSDIPTIETSTIHYQERASLRELDDYLKILGGV, from the coding sequence GTGTTTAAATTAGAAGTGATAGTGCAAGTGCATCAATTAAAAAGACAGGGTTTTAAAATTTCAGCCATCGCTAGAAAGTGCAACTTATCGAGAACGACTGTTTATGAGTATTTAGAAAAAGACTTTGAAGAAGCTTGTAGGTGGGTGGATGTGTTGAGAACAAGAAAGCGAAAACTGGATCCTTACCAGGACCATATCCTGGGGTGGTTAAAAGAACACCCGGATTTATCAGCTTCACAGATTTCGGATTGGTTAGAAGAACGTTGTTCTTTTACGGATGTAGGTGATAGTACCGTCCGAACTTACGTCAGAGAACTGCGCGAAAAACATCACATACCCAAAACCTTTACGTTCCGTCGTTATGAGGCATTGGAGGAATTACCGAAAGGTCAACAACTACAAGTTGATTTTGGAGAAATAAAAGTCCCGACGTTTGAGGGGAAATGGAAGAAGCTATACGTCGTTGCCTTTGTCCTATCCCACTCTCGTTACAAATATTCTGAGTGGCAGGATCGCCCTTTTACGACGCATGATGTTTTACGCAGCCATGAAAATGCATTTGAGTATTATGACGGTATGCCTGAGGAAATTGTATATGACCAGGATAAATTAATGACGGTAAGTGAAAATGGAGGCGATATTATATACACAGAAGCGTTTCAGTCTTATAAACAACAGAGAGGATTTTCCGTTTATTTATGTAGAGCAGCAGACCCTGAATCTAAAGGGAAGGTTGAAAATGTGGTGAAATTCATTAAACAAAACTTCGCCAAGAATCGTATCTTCCACCAAATAGAGACCTGGAATGAGCAATGTCTGGCATGGCTTAAAAGAAAAGGTAATTATCAAGTGCACAATACAATAAAAAAGAGACCTGTCGAAGTGTTTGCCCTAGAAAAGCCACACTTACGAAAAGTCTCTTCTCCACTCTCTTTCGAGAGTAACCATAGGTTAAGTATAACAAGGACTGTGCATAAGGACAACATTATTAAATATCAATCGAACCGTTATTCCGTTCCACTTGGAACGTATCAACCTCATGGTGATAATACTGTTTATCTTAGAACTGCAGAAAACAAGCTTATTATTGAAAAGACACCTGGAGGTGCACCGATAGCGACTCATCCCCTTTCCTTAGGAAAAGGGCAACTGGTCAAGAACAACAATCATTTCAGGGATAGATCAAAAGGCATTAAAGCCTATATGGATACCGTAAAAGCTTCTTTTGATGATCAGGATAAAATACAATTATTCCTGGAAGCAATTTATGAGCGATATCCCAGGTATATACGAGATCAGCTGCAAATTGTACAACGGGCAGCTAAGGATTTCCAGCCGTTTATTCAACCAGCTTTGAATATTTGTATTGAACAAGCTTTATGGAGCGCCAATGACTTTCATGACGTCGTAAAACATCTCTCAAAAAAGAAAGAGTATGAAAATAGAGCTCTACTATCTGATATTCCGACTATAGAGACGTCCACCATTCATTACCAAGAAAGAGCATCGTTAAGAGAACTGGACGACTATCTTAAGATTTTAGGAGGGGTATAG
- a CDS encoding TIGR04104 family putative zinc finger protein, producing the protein MARCTNCNYKWKVKEILSLGFSKNGKNCPNCGHRQYISIGTQKLFTLGYLSLIFVPFLLFRIKLSDKDERLFE; encoded by the coding sequence ATGGCACGTTGTACTAACTGTAATTACAAGTGGAAAGTTAAAGAGATTTTGTCGCTCGGATTTTCAAAGAATGGGAAGAATTGTCCTAATTGTGGTCATAGACAATACATTTCGATTGGAACACAAAAATTATTTACACTAGGGTATTTAAGTCTTATATTTGTTCCCTTTCTGCTTTTTCGTATTAAATTAAGTGATAAGGATGAACGACTTTTTGAATAA
- a CDS encoding alpha/beta fold hydrolase translates to MEKIIGTYAVDNQTIEYSIIGKEGVPVLVMHGGHSSCYEEFGYCSLIENGFKIITPSRAGYGKTSKEIGESLSKACDYYVGLLNHLGIEKIHLIAVSAGGPSGLYFASHYPEKVKTLTLQSAVTKEWHTPKDKIYKIAQILFRPSMERITWKLISSMSNLFPEFMFKQMTPSFSKLPYKQIKEKMADEDVDEIRRMNNRQRSGYGFLIDLSQTKEITIKDLEAISCPTLIQHSKHDEAVPLEHAYYAHQQISDSRLCLLDTWGHLIWLGQGSKEVNKKLIEFLLYYSKPFKNT, encoded by the coding sequence TTGGAGAAAATTATTGGTACATATGCAGTAGATAATCAAACTATCGAATATTCAATCATAGGAAAAGAAGGTGTACCAGTTCTAGTCATGCATGGTGGTCATTCCAGTTGTTATGAGGAATTTGGATATTGTTCACTCATAGAGAATGGATTCAAAATCATTACACCGTCAAGGGCAGGGTATGGGAAAACTTCAAAGGAAATTGGAGAAAGTTTATCTAAGGCCTGCGATTACTATGTAGGGCTTTTAAATCATTTAGGCATTGAAAAAATACATCTTATTGCTGTTTCAGCTGGTGGACCAAGTGGTCTTTATTTTGCTTCTCATTACCCAGAAAAAGTCAAAACATTAACGTTACAAAGTGCTGTTACAAAAGAGTGGCACACGCCTAAAGACAAAATATATAAAATAGCACAGATTCTGTTTCGTCCTTCTATGGAAAGAATTACTTGGAAACTCATTTCAAGCATGAGCAATCTTTTCCCTGAGTTTATGTTTAAACAAATGACACCTTCGTTTAGTAAGCTTCCGTATAAACAAATAAAAGAAAAGATGGCAGACGAAGATGTTGATGAAATCAGACGGATGAACAATCGCCAACGGTCAGGGTACGGATTTTTAATTGATTTATCGCAAACAAAGGAGATCACTATAAAGGATTTGGAAGCTATATCTTGCCCCACCCTCATCCAACACAGCAAACATGATGAAGCAGTTCCATTGGAACATGCTTATTATGCACATCAGCAAATTTCAGATTCGAGGTTATGCTTACTTGATACATGGGGGCATCTTATATGGCTTGGTCAAGGGTCAAAGGAGGTAAATAAAAAACTTATAGAATTCCTGTTATATTATTCAAAACCATTCAAAAATACTTAA
- a CDS encoding YbjQ family protein: protein MILVNTETVPGYDITEVNGMVRGNIVQAKNIGKDLISGFRNVVGGEMKEYTEMLTESRQKATQQMVQEAEKLGADAVVNVRFMTSQVASGAAELLVYGTAVNIQKR from the coding sequence ATGATCTTAGTAAATACTGAAACTGTCCCAGGGTACGATATTACGGAAGTAAACGGAATGGTTCGAGGTAACATTGTTCAAGCAAAAAATATTGGGAAAGATCTTATTTCTGGTTTCAGAAATGTCGTGGGTGGAGAAATGAAAGAATATACAGAAATGCTGACGGAATCCAGACAAAAGGCTACACAGCAAATGGTTCAAGAAGCGGAAAAGTTAGGAGCCGATGCAGTAGTTAATGTTCGTTTTATGACATCACAGGTTGCCAGTGGAGCTGCAGAACTTTTGGTATATGGAACAGCAGTTAATATTCAAAAGAGATAA
- a CDS encoding YesK family protein, with protein MLSGPLLMSLIPGVVILLVTWWFKKMNFSLFVRIIPGVLTVIAAIILFYIGFVNIRGFEGAAYGILAFFLVIFAIISFLLAKKKDVKAS; from the coding sequence GTGCTTTCAGGACCTTTGTTAATGTCTCTTATACCAGGGGTTGTTATACTATTGGTTACGTGGTGGTTCAAGAAAATGAACTTTTCTTTATTTGTGCGAATAATACCGGGAGTCTTAACAGTTATAGCTGCAATTATTCTGTTTTACATTGGTTTTGTAAATATTAGAGGATTCGAAGGTGCCGCCTACGGAATTCTGGCTTTCTTTTTAGTTATTTTTGCAATTATTTCGTTTTTATTAGCCAAAAAAAAAGATGTTAAAGCAAGTTAA
- a CDS encoding toprim domain-containing protein has translation MSTLNPYKKLVFQNIENALSDLNAEDKGRYFICNCPECNQHEAFMYKNNKHFIQCNRENQCGSRMMLEFHEKGNMSAYEQNMAKHYPNLTTDQRQSLDWSNRVFSYAKNYFKSEALDNGYRGLSKQTTRGFAVDLQHEDIVQHVFQKAEPLLNKDYSNNSWMCKRNLIFPLYGEDNTLDRVLLRSSIDENLDPKEIQLIVNPSKETRDFFMDIPQDAENVVVSESILDALSFREVDENVGIMALTGATKTRQVKEYLAEHKEQFVDKKLLIAMDDDQAGWKATRDIVNTIEGDGVGDNWAVFDYTSGTKDANENLQQSRKAFTKTYNQMAAHTKQHERVMAIEHEP, from the coding sequence ATGAGCACGCTGAATCCCTATAAGAAACTCGTTTTTCAAAATATCGAAAATGCTCTGAGTGATTTGAATGCCGAAGATAAAGGCCGTTATTTTATCTGCAACTGCCCGGAATGCAACCAACATGAAGCCTTCATGTATAAAAATAACAAGCATTTTATCCAGTGCAACCGGGAAAACCAGTGCGGTTCACGTATGATGCTTGAATTTCATGAAAAAGGGAACATGTCAGCTTATGAGCAAAACATGGCAAAACACTATCCCAACCTGACGACAGACCAACGGCAGTCGTTAGATTGGTCAAACCGTGTGTTTTCATATGCGAAAAACTATTTTAAAAGTGAGGCATTAGATAATGGTTATCGCGGCCTGTCAAAACAGACAACACGTGGTTTTGCAGTTGACTTACAACATGAGGATATCGTCCAGCATGTTTTTCAAAAAGCCGAACCCTTATTGAACAAAGACTATTCCAATAATAGCTGGATGTGCAAACGCAATTTAATCTTCCCATTGTACGGTGAAGACAATACATTGGATCGCGTTTTACTCCGTTCCAGTATCGATGAAAACCTTGATCCCAAGGAAATACAGCTTATTGTCAATCCCTCCAAAGAAACGAGGGATTTTTTTATGGATATTCCGCAGGATGCTGAAAATGTGGTGGTGAGTGAATCCATCCTGGATGCTTTGTCCTTTCGTGAGGTCGATGAGAACGTTGGCATTATGGCCCTAACAGGTGCAACCAAAACAAGACAGGTCAAAGAATATCTGGCAGAGCACAAGGAACAGTTTGTAGATAAAAAGCTCTTAATTGCCATGGACGATGATCAGGCTGGCTGGAAGGCGACAAGAGATATCGTGAACACCATTGAAGGTGACGGTGTAGGCGACAATTGGGCAGTTTTTGACTACACTTCCGGAACGAAAGACGCCAATGAAAATTTGCAACAAAGCCGCAAAGCATTCACCAAAACGTATAACCAAATGGCAGCACATACGAAACAACATGAAAGGGTGATGGCCATTGAACACGAACCATAA